A genomic stretch from Lathyrus oleraceus cultivar Zhongwan6 chromosome 2, CAAS_Psat_ZW6_1.0, whole genome shotgun sequence includes:
- the LOC127119742 gene encoding glycine-rich cell wall structural protein 1.8 isoform X2, with translation MCFNHSLLSTRLGSHYKYPSNLFEYISSQLCGNSSSKLYPNMADIQRVPVAVFLVLLALGVCSARRALLTFDAAGGYGLGHGIVGGGGGGGSGGSGGYGGGGGGSGGGAGYGGEHGVGYGGGGGNGGGGGYGTGGEHGGGYGGGAGGGGGAGGGGEHGIGYGGGGGSGGGGGAGYGAGGAQGGGYGIGGGGASGAGVEHGGGYGGGQGGGAGGGYGNSGEHGGAYGGGEGGGAGGGYGGGGEHGGASGYGGGEGGGAGGGYGGGGEHGSIGHGGGEGGGAGGGYGGGGEHGASGHGGGAGGGAGGGYGGGGEHGASGHGGGEGGGAGGGYGGGGEHGASGYGGGEGGGAGGGYGGGAEHGAGYGGGEGGGSGGGYGAGGEHGIGYGAGGGSGGGGGAGYGAGGAHGGGYGSGGGAGGGAGGGAYGSAGGGGHGGGAGYGEGGAHGGYAP, from the exons ATGTGCTTCAACCACTCTTTGCTTTCAACACGTCTTGGCAGTCACTATAAATACCCttcaaacttgtttgaatatATATCAAGCCAGCTTTGTGGGAATTCGTCTTCAAAGTTGTATCCCAATATGGCAGATATACAAAGAGTTCCCGTTGCTGTTTTCTTAGTTTTGTTGGCTTTAGGCGTGTGTTCTGCTAGAAGGGCTCTACTCACTTTTGATGCTGCTGGTGGCTATGGTTTAGGCCATGGCATTGTTGGTGGAGGCGGTGGAGGAGGATCGGGTGGTAGTGGTGGATATGGAGGTGGAGGAGGAGGAAGTGGAGGAGGAGCTGGATATGGAGGCGAGCATGGAGTTGGATATGGTGGTGGGGGTGGGAATGGTGGTGGTGGAGGCTATGGTACTGGAGGAGAGCATGGTGGTGGGTATGGTGGTGGTGCAGGAGGTGGAGGTGGAGCTGGTGGTGGTGGAGAACATGGTATAGGATATGGAGGAGGTGGTGGAAGTGGCGGTGGAGGTGGAGCTGGGTATGGTGCAGGAGGAGCTCAAGGAGGTGGATATGGCATTGGAGGAGGAGGTGCCAGTGGTGCAGGAGTAGAGCATGGTGGTGGTTATGGTGGTGGTCAAGGTGGTGGAGCTGGTGGAGGTTATGGTAATAGTGGAGAGCATGGAGGTGCTTATGGTGGTGGTGAAGGAGGTGGAGCTGGAGGAGGTTATGGTGGTGGGGGAGAGCATGGTGGTGCTTCTGGGTATGGAGGTGGTGAAGGAGGAGGAGCTGGAGGAGGTTATGGTGGTGGAGGAGAGCATGGCTCTATTGGACATGGAGGTGGTGAAGGAGGAGGAGCTGGAGGAGGTTATGGTGGTGGAGGAGAGCATGGCGCTTCTGGACATGGAGGTGGTGCAGGAGGTGGAGCCGGAGGAG GTTATGGTGGTGGGGGAGAGCATGGTGCTTCTGGTCACGGAGGAGGCGAAGGAGGTGGAGCCGGAGGAGGTTATGGTGGAGGAGGAGAGCATGGTGCGTCTGGTTACGGAGGTGGTGAAGGAGGTGGAGCCGGAGGAGGTTATGGTGGTGGGGCAGAGCATGGTGCTGGATACGGTGGTGGTGAAGGAGGTGGTTCTGGCGGAGGCTATGGAGCTGGTGGAGAGCATGGCATTGGTTATGGAGCAGGTGGTGGAAGTGGAGGCGGAGGTGGAGCAGGCTATGGTGCTGGAGGGGCACATGGTGGTGGATATGGAAGTGGAGGCGGAGCAGGTGGAGGAGCAGGAGGTGGAGCATATGGTAGCGCCGGAGGAGGCGGACATGGTGGAGGAGCTGGATATGGAGAAGGTGGTGCACATGGTGGCTATGCTCCCTAA
- the LOC127119741 gene encoding ubiquitin carboxyl-terminal hydrolase 20, whose amino-acid sequence MSCSNSLSMANSLSETLDGDGLSSMLTDLDGASVQSPAPVNSSEPSTNDTLLDSLFDIHPRDEDLDHPASYEIINGESASVWSEALDPDCQPLDSAVACDVLLEELLPEDHLDDSWLYGDEPSKDELYASDSKAAPSMIGAGLANLGNTCFLNSITQCFTHTVPLVDGLLSCSHSSDGHNGYCVICAFRCHMQHSLQSTETVISPVILVDNLRHFSSMFTRHQQEDAHEFMQCALDKLDSCFLSLKKNDPSFEGENIVNKVFGGSLVSKLRCCTCGRSSDTKEPLIDLSLEIENVDSLSNALESFTMVENIDEKLKCEGCNEEVSMEKQLMLNQTPSIAAFHLKRFKADGVFVEKIDKHIDFPLELDLQPYTILNEINNVPLKYDLYAVVVHIGFSSNSGHYFCFVRTAPDTWHKLDDSKVTKVSEKTVLSQEAYILFYARQDTPWFSEFAESTIPSLDLGRMNTSPKSVLDITDGQDKSFPILNENVEINEAEYSKKISEKKFDYSSRQSRELLKIDDVIDASPRREQFSAGPSNQKTLNVKGLEDINSKVLPLNSASLTGTAKAGGSSYANNSAHDKNKSHQSVMDFIENDIFNSITPPNTPPSQTPGKSFQISREHVKTENHGSSSSKRSSSNKSNKSSDSPGKKAAITYLKKMPVSRRGAFLDLVNACHNKTSPENKRKNTDSSPSDKGNNSARKKSNHASIGGYPVAAGISH is encoded by the exons atgTCTTGTTCAAATTCTCTTTCAATGGCAAATTCACTTTCTGAAACCCTTGACGGTGATGGACTGAGTTCTATGTTGACTGATCTCGACGGAGCTTCCGTTCAATCTCCTGCTCCAGTGAACTCTTCTGAGCCGTCAACCAACGACACGCTTTTGGATTCACTTTTTGACATCCATCCCAGGGATGAGGATCTCGATCATCCAGCCTCTTATGAGATAATCAATGGCGAATCGGCATCTGTTTGGTCGGAGGCGTTGGATCCTGACTGTCAACCTCTGGATTCGGCGGTGGCTTGTGATGTGCTGCTGGAAGAATTGTTGCCAGAGGATCATCTCGATGATAGTTGGTTGTATGGTGACGAACCCTCAAAGGATGAACTTTATGCTTCTGATTCTAAAGCTGCACCATCGATGATT GGAGCTGGGCTTGCAAATCTTGGGAACACTTGCTTTCTCAACTCAATTACGCAATGCTTCACGCATACAGTGCCCCTAGTTGACGGTCTTCTTTCATGCAGCCATTCTTCTGATG GTCATAATGGGTACTGTGTTATTTGTGCTTTTCGCTGCCATATGCAACATTCCTTGCAGTCTACTGAAACTGTTATCTCACCTGTGATACTTGTGGATAATTTGAGAC ATTTTTCTTCTATGTTTACAAGACATCAACAAGAGGATGCACATGAATTTATGCAGTGTGCATTGGATAAGCTTGATTCATGTTTTTTAAGTTTGAAGAAGAATGATCCAAGTTTTGAGGGTGAGAATATTGTAAACAAAGTTTTTGGAGGAAGTCTGGTTAGCAAG CTCCGATGTTGTACCTGTGGCCGCTCTTCTGACACGAAGGAGCCATTGATTGACTTGAGTTTAGAAATAGAAAATGTAGATTCTCTGTCAAATGCTTTAGAATCTTTCACTATGGTGGAAAACATTGATGAAAAGCTTAAATGTGAGGGCTGCAATGAAGAAGTTTCTATGGAGAAACAGCTTATGTTGAATCAGACACCTTCTATTGCTGCATTCCATTTAAAGAGGTTCAAGGCAGATGGGGTTTTTGTTGAAAAGATCGACAAGCATATCGATTTCCCATTGGAGTTGGACTTGCAGCCTTACACCATTTTGAATGAAATCAAtaat GTACCATTGAAATATGATCTATATGCAGTTGTTGTGCATATTGGATTTTCATCTAACTCGGGGCATTATTTCTGCTTTGTTCGCACTGCTCCAGACACATGGCATAAGTTAGATGATTCAAAG GTTACTAAGGTATCAGAAAAGACTGTGCTGTCTCAGGAAGCATACATATTATTTTATGCCCGACAGGATACTCCTTGGTTTTCAGAGTTTGCAGAATCTACAATTCCATCCCTGGATTTGGGTAGGATGAATACATCTCCCAAGTCTGTTTTAGACATCACTGATGGCCAGGATAAGTCATTTCCTATTTTAAATGAAAATGTTGAGATAAATGAGGCTGAGTACTCCAAAAAAATTTCTGAAAAGAAGTTTGATTATTCTAGTCGACAAAGTCGTGAGTTGCTTAAAATTGATGATGTTATTGATGCTTCTCCTCGCCGTGAACAATTTTCTGCTGGGCCTTCAAATCAGAAAACTCTTAATGTGAAAGGATTGGAAGATATCAACTCCAAAGTTCTACCTTTGAATAGTGCCAGCTTGACTGGTACTGCAAAGGCTGGTGGGAGTTCATATGCTAATAACAGTGCTCATGATAAAAACAAATCTCATCAGAGTGTTATGGATTTCATAGAGAATGATATTTTCAATTCTATTACTCCTCCCAACACACCCCCTTCTCAGACTCCCG GTAAGAGTTTCCAGATCTCACGCGAACATGTCAAGACAGAGAATCATGGGAGCAGTAGCAGTAAAAGATCATCATCAAATAAGTCAAATAAATCATCCGATAGTCCTGGAAAAAAAGCTGCCATCACTTATCTTAAGAAGATGCCTGTTTCAAGGAGAGGTGCATTTTTGGACTTAGTTAATGCTTGTCATAACAAAACTTCTCCAGAGAACAAGAGAAAAAACACCGATTCATCGCCGTCTGACAAAGGAAACAACAGTGCTCGAAAGAAATCAAACCATGCTTCTATTGGTGGCTACCCTGTGGCAGCCGGAATTTCACATTAA
- the LOC127119742 gene encoding glycine-rich cell wall structural protein 1.8 isoform X1 encodes MCFNHSLLSTRLGSHYKYPSNLFEYISSQLCGNSSSKLYPNMADIQRVPVAVFLVLLALGVCSARRALLTFDAAGGYGLGHGIVGGGGGGGSGGSGGYGGGGGGSGGGAGYGGEHGVGYGGGGGNGGGGGYGTGGEHGGGYGGGAGGGGGAGGGGEHGIGYGGGGGSGGGGGAGYGAGGAQGGGYGIGGGGASGAGVEHGGGYGGGQGGGAGGGYGNSGEHGGAYGGGEGGGAGGGYGGGGEHGGASGYGGGEGGGAGGGYGGGGEHGSIGHGGGEGGGAGGGYGGGGEHGASGHGGGAGGGAGGGYNGGGEHGASGYGGGEGGGAGGGYGGGGEHGASGHGGGEGGGAGGGYGGGGEHGASGYGGGEGGGAGGGYGGGAEHGAGYGGGEGGGSGGGYGAGGEHGIGYGAGGGSGGGGGAGYGAGGAHGGGYGSGGGAGGGAGGGAYGSAGGGGHGGGAGYGEGGAHGGYAP; translated from the coding sequence ATGTGCTTCAACCACTCTTTGCTTTCAACACGTCTTGGCAGTCACTATAAATACCCttcaaacttgtttgaatatATATCAAGCCAGCTTTGTGGGAATTCGTCTTCAAAGTTGTATCCCAATATGGCAGATATACAAAGAGTTCCCGTTGCTGTTTTCTTAGTTTTGTTGGCTTTAGGCGTGTGTTCTGCTAGAAGGGCTCTACTCACTTTTGATGCTGCTGGTGGCTATGGTTTAGGCCATGGCATTGTTGGTGGAGGCGGTGGAGGAGGATCGGGTGGTAGTGGTGGATATGGAGGTGGAGGAGGAGGAAGTGGAGGAGGAGCTGGATATGGAGGCGAGCATGGAGTTGGATATGGTGGTGGGGGTGGGAATGGTGGTGGTGGAGGCTATGGTACTGGAGGAGAGCATGGTGGTGGGTATGGTGGTGGTGCAGGAGGTGGAGGTGGAGCTGGTGGTGGTGGAGAACATGGTATAGGATATGGAGGAGGTGGTGGAAGTGGCGGTGGAGGTGGAGCTGGGTATGGTGCAGGAGGAGCTCAAGGAGGTGGATATGGCATTGGAGGAGGAGGTGCCAGTGGTGCAGGAGTAGAGCATGGTGGTGGTTATGGTGGTGGTCAAGGTGGTGGAGCTGGTGGAGGTTATGGTAATAGTGGAGAGCATGGAGGTGCTTATGGTGGTGGTGAAGGAGGTGGAGCTGGAGGAGGTTATGGTGGTGGGGGAGAGCATGGTGGTGCTTCTGGGTATGGAGGTGGTGAAGGAGGAGGAGCTGGAGGAGGTTATGGTGGTGGAGGAGAGCATGGCTCTATTGGACATGGAGGTGGTGAAGGAGGAGGAGCTGGAGGAGGTTATGGTGGTGGAGGAGAGCATGGCGCTTCTGGACATGGAGGTGGTGCAGGAGGTGGAGCCGGAGGAGGTTATAATGGTGGGGGAGAGCATGGTGCTTCTGGCTACGGAGGTGGTGAAGGAGGTGGAGCCGGAGGAGGTTATGGTGGTGGGGGAGAGCATGGTGCTTCTGGTCACGGAGGAGGCGAAGGAGGTGGAGCCGGAGGAGGTTATGGTGGAGGAGGAGAGCATGGTGCGTCTGGTTACGGAGGTGGTGAAGGAGGTGGAGCCGGAGGAGGTTATGGTGGTGGGGCAGAGCATGGTGCTGGATACGGTGGTGGTGAAGGAGGTGGTTCTGGCGGAGGCTATGGAGCTGGTGGAGAGCATGGCATTGGTTATGGAGCAGGTGGTGGAAGTGGAGGCGGAGGTGGAGCAGGCTATGGTGCTGGAGGGGCACATGGTGGTGGATATGGAAGTGGAGGCGGAGCAGGTGGAGGAGCAGGAGGTGGAGCATATGGTAGCGCCGGAGGAGGCGGACATGGTGGAGGAGCTGGATATGGAGAAGGTGGTGCACATGGTGGCTATGCTCCCTAA